A single window of Nicotiana tomentosiformis chromosome 1, ASM39032v3, whole genome shotgun sequence DNA harbors:
- the LOC104089573 gene encoding serine carboxypeptidase-like 40, producing METFKSTTSLLLLTLFLSSTVTQIFGVKTQSEALGQFYKAKFRHNSNIDKSHFTHDFDDQDLKYLHNKKTVVSQKENDKIQKLPGQPRVRFEQYGGYVTVDESAGRAFYYYFVEAQRSKDSLPLLLWLNGGPGCSSLAYGAFQELGPFRVNSDGKTLHKNKFAWNHAANVLFLESPAGVGFSYSNTSSDVKIGGDRKTAKDNYQFLVNWLERFPEYKDKDFYISGESYAGHYVPQLAHTILYHNKKANKTMVNLKGILIGNAVINDETDTRGMYEYFASHALISDELEAQIQKQCKFTESSESDECKLARSKAEYNTDPIDIYNIYAPLCHNTNLTAKPKKPSLVIDPCSDYYTIAYMNRPDVQNSLHANVTNIKYSNWQPCSDVLTNWTDSSSTIIPLLREFMTNGLRVWIFSGDTDGRVPVTSTKNSIKIMKLPIKTAWHPWYLSAEVGGYTQVYKGDMTFATVRGAGHQVPSYEAARSLSLVMHFLAGTDLPNKHN from the exons ATGGAGACATTCAAGTCCACTACTTCTCTTCTTTtattgactctctttctttcaagCACTGTAACTCAAATCTTTGGAGTCAAGACACAAAGTGAAGCCCTTGGCCAATTTTACAAGGCTAAGTTTAGGCACAATTCCAACATTGATAAAAGCCATTTTACTCATGATTTTGATGATCAAGATCTCAAATATCTTCATAATAAAAAAACTGTGGTTTCTCAAAAAGAAAATGACAAGATTCAGAAACTTCCTGGCCAACCTCGAGTAAGGTTTGAGCAGTATGGTGGATATGTTACAGTTGATGAATCTGCTGGGAGAGCTTTCTATTATTACTTTGTTGAAGCTCAACGTTCTAAAGACTCTTTGCCTCTTCTTCTTTGGCTTAATGGAG GTCCAGGATGTTCTTCTCTTGCATATGGAGCCTTTCAAGAACTTGGACCATTTAGAGTAAACAGTGATGGCAAAACACTTCACAAAAATAAATTTGCATGGAATCATG CTGCCAATGTGTTATTCTTGGAGTCTCCAGCAGGAGTAGGTTTTTCCTACTCTAACACATCATCTGATGTTAAGATAGGTGGAGATAGAAAAACAGCTAAAGATAATTATCAGTTCTTAGTAAATTGGCTGGAAAGATTTCCTGAATACAAAGATAAAGATTTTTACATATCTGGAGAGAGTTATGCTGGTCATTATGTACCTCAATTGGCACATACCATTCTATATCACAACAAGAAGGCAAACAAGACTATGGTTAATCTTAAAGGAATTTTG ATTGGTAATGCAGTGATTAATGATGAGACAGATACAAGAGGAATGTATGAATATTTTGCAAGTCATGCACTGATTTCTGATGAACTTGAAGCTCAAATCCAGAAGCAATGCAAGTTCACAGAGAGTTCAGAATCAGACGAGTGCAAATTGGCACGAAGTAAAGCTGAATATAATACTGACCCCATTGATATCTACAACATATATGCTCCACTCTGCCATAATACCAATCTCACTGCCAAGCCCAAGAAGCCTTCT TTAGTGATCGATCCATGTAGTGATTATTACACGATTGCCTATATGAATAGGCCTGATGTTCAGAATTCTCTCCATGCCAATGTCACCAACATTAAATATTCAAATTGGCAGCCATGCAG TGATGTCCTAACAAATTGGACAGACAGCTCATCAACCATTATTCCTCTTCTCAGAGAGTTTATGACAAATGGACTTCGAGTGTGGATATTCAG CGGTGACACTGATGGAAGAGTGCCTGTTACTTCAACCAAGAATTCTATTAAGATAATGAAGCTTCCTATCAAAACTGCGTGGCACCCCTGGTACCTCAGTGCAGAG GTTGGTGGATATACACAAGTATATAAAGGAGACATGACATTTGCAACAGTACGAGGGGCAGGACATCAAGTACCAAGTTATGAGGCAGCTAGATCCCTTTCACTTGTCATGCATTTTCTTGCTGGAACTGACCTCCCCAATAAACACAATTAA